DNA from Synechococcus sp. CBW1108:
GGCCCATTGCTCCAGGCCCCTTTGCTTGAGGTAGGCCTGCCATTGATCTTCGCGGGTCGATCCGACAAGCACGAGTTCGGGCCCCTCAGGTTTCAGCGACTCCGGCAGAGGGATGCCTGCCTTGGTTTGCTGTGGCGCGGAGCTCGGGCCAAGAGTTTCGGGCAAGGGTGCCGTCGAGCCGGCCTGGGAGCCAACCGCCACGGCGGTTCGCAGCTCCTCGATGGAGCGGCTCTGCCCCATCGCCAGCCCGGTGAACATGGGCAACTCCATCTTCAATCGGTTGGCAGGCTTCGGATTCACGAAGCGAAAGCTGAGGGTTGTCTTCTTACCGCTCTGGTCGTAGCCCACCACGTTGAAAAAGAGATCGGCCGTGCGACCTGCTTTGGAGCTGGCGATGCCGCCGCCGATCAACCCACCGATCAACCCGATGGGGCCCAGCAGCAATCCTCCGCCGATGGCTCCCAGGGTGGCCGCCCCAAGTGCGCCGGCGGTGCCTTTGCCAACGTTGAAGCTCTCATCGCCGCCGGTGAACCATTGCGCGATTCGGGGTGTGGGGATGAAGCCAGCTGGGGAGGAAATGCCACTGGCATCGAGGCTTATCGTGCAGGAAACATTCCCACAGAGTGCGTCATAGGATGAGGCTGATGCTGGACTGGTGATTAGAAGGGAAAGGAGCAATAGGGGCGAAACACGCATGGCGCCGGGAAGCAGAAGTCCCCTGCTCCTCGTTCTGGAACCACTCGGCTGATTCCAGGCGGTTCTCAAGGATCTCCCAAACCCTGTGGCATACAAATCGCCAAGGATCAGGACTCAAATAGAATCGATGACCCTGCAACGCGGTTTTCGATACTCCTCATTCGTGATGAGATTTTCAGCTTTTAATCTCTGCAGATCAACCAGGCGCTGCTCAAGGCTCCCCGCAGATTCAGCCGCTTTGCGCGTGGCATTGTGCCCCCAGGGAGCAGCTGTTTTCCAGAGTCCAGGATCCGTTGGCGTCTCCAACATCGCCCAAAGCGTCAAGCGTGCTCCCGTCAGGCCACCAGTGGCCACGCTCCAGAAGTAAAGCGCTTCGATGTCGCAGCGTCCGGATGCAGCAGAGCCTTGCTGCTTGACGAGCACATCAAGGCCGCCCTCGGCACTGCTCAGTGCTGCGTATGCCACACAGGTCAGATCGTAGATCGAGAGCTCAAGCTCTTCGGCGTAGAAAACCGCAGCACGAGCTTTCGTCGACAGATCAAGCCCATAGCAAAGACGTGCTTCATCATTACGCTGGATACTGGCAAGTTCAGCAGCTGTCGCTGGCGTTCTGCACTGCGGATTGCTTGAACCATGAACTTGATCACCGTGACTGGACTGGGTCCCCATCGAACTGCCCATCGGTGACTCAGAAGCACATGATGCTGGAGCCCATCGCCATGCAGGTGGTGGAGCCGTAGTTGTCTGAGTAGGTGCTCATGTTGCGGGTGCCCCAGCCGTAGCCCGAATAGCCACTGGGACCGTTGAGCATGTAGTAGCTGCTGGAGGGGGAGCTGTAGCCGTAGTAGCTCCAGGGATAGGCCTGGGCTGCAGGGGCACTGCCGAGGGCGGCGAGCGGGGCTGCAGCAAGCAGAGCGAGTAGGAGGCGACGCATGACGCTTGGTGGATTGGAGAGGCTTCTGGGCCTCGGAACACCCCCTGCTCGTTTTGGGCGGGAGAGGCTGATTCCGAGTCATGCCAAGCCAGCACCTCTGGGCAGCTCAAAGCCCCTGAATTGGCCTCCAGTCGCCCACCAGCTGCCAGGCGGCCCAGTAGTAGGGGGGGCTCCAGTCTTCTCCGCCGGGGCCGCGGACGGCGCCACTGCGAAACTCAGATTGCACGGCCGCCAGGGCATCAGCACGGCCTTCCCCTGCTTTGAGCCGTTTGTAGAAGCGGCTCATGAATTCGGCAGTGGCGGCGTCGTCCACCTTCCAGAGCGACAGCAGGGTGCTGCGAGCACCAGCCACGGTGAGGGAACGCTGCAGCCCGTAGACCCCTTCTCCGGTGCGCACATCGCCCTGGCCGGTGGAGCAGGCGGAGAGCACCACCAGCTGGGTGCCTTTGAGGTTGAGATTCACGGCTTCTGCAGCAGTCAGATAGCCGTCGTCGTTGGGATCGGCATCCGGCTGGTTGGCACCCGCAAACACGAGACCGCTGCGCAGCTGGGGATCCTCACCGCGTAAAGGCCACAACAGGGTGGATTGATCCTGCAAGGCCAGCAATGGTCTGGCGGGTTCCTTCTCGCTATCGGCCACAAAGAAGCCATGGCTGGCGATATGGAGCAGCGCGGGCCCCTTCTGCCGCTGCAGGCTTGTGGTGGTGGCAGCTGCTCCGCTGATCAATCCGCTGCCCAGCAGGCTGGCCACTTGCTGGCCCTCCCGTTGGGTGGCAGGAAGGGGGTTCCACCGGCTGCTGCCTAGTTCAGCCGAACGCCGCTGGGCCCCATTGGTGTCCGTATCAGGCCTTGTTGCTGGAGTTGGTTTGGCGTTGGCGCGGTCGTAGCTGGGGTTGGCCATCACCAGCGCCGCAGTGCTCGGCGGCGCTGGTTGCTGTAGACGCACCAATTCCCGGCCCGTCGTGAGCAGCCGCAACTGCACGACCTTGGCCAAGGGGGTGCTGGGCTGCTGCGGAGCTGGCAGCGCCGCAAATGGCACCCGGTTCAGTTCACCGTCTGGAGAGAGAAACCACTGCCGGCTGCCGCTGAGCTGGGGCAGCAGCGGCTTGAGCACCTGGTTGCTTAGCTGCGCCCAGACCGCTTCCGCGTCGGTGAGATCCTCTGCTGAAGCACTGAGCCCCTTGTGAACCGTGGCTTCAATGGCCGCCGCTGGCCCCAGAGGCATTGAGCTGATGCTGCCGCTGGGCTTAAGCACCAAGGCGATGTACTGGGCTTCACCCCAGCGTTGATTTTTCGGCTTGCGGCCGTCCCAAGACCGGTAGCGCTGAAACTCCACCAGCACACCATCGGCAGGCAATGCCTTGGCCACCTCAAGCGGAGTGACAAGCTGGATCTGGAGCTCTGGGATCTGGCGGTACAGCTCGCTCTGCAGGCGATCCCGTTGGTCGCGTGCCGCAGCGCGGTGTTCAGGGGGTAATGAAACAGAGGCCAGTTGCTGCGTCAGTGCCTGCAGCTGCTCCACTTTGGCTTGATCGACGCCGGGTGAATTGAGAAGCAAGCCCTGACGCTGCTCGATCTCCAGAAGCAGCCCCTGGCGGTTGAGGCGGGTATTTAGCGCAAGCTCGGCAGCGGGTGGATGGCTTTCAATCCATCCAAAAGGAATTTGCCAGTTTTGAGAGAGCTGATCAAGAAATTTCGAACGTAGCTCTGATGGTAATGGTGGCGCTTCACGCGTGAGCCACGTGAACTCCATAGCTAGAGACTTGGTTATCAGCATCAGAGCTTCTGAATATTGCCCTGCTATGGCGTGCTCGCGCGACATATTGGCGTAAAGCGAGCCCATTCTTAAATAATCATTATTCGAGCTCTTGCTTTCTATCGCTAGAGACCTGCGGTAGAGCAAGTTAGCAGCCGCATGCCGACCTTGGTCGCTCAAAAGAACGCCCAAGTTATTAAGGCTATTAGCGGTTTCTGGATGATTAGGTCCTCGATTTTTTTCATTAATAATAAGGGAGCGCTTCAGGAGAGATTCTGCCTCAGGGTATCGCCCAAGCTCCTGCATCAATAATCCCAAATTATTGATAGTTGCGGCGAGGCCAGCGTTCTCGGGGCCTAAGTTTTTTTCATTTATTAAAAGAGATTGACGCAGCATCTTTTCGGCCTCAGCATATTTCCCTAGGTAATTACTAACAACTGCCAGGTTGCTAAGAGCATTTGCAAACTGCTGGCTTTCCGCACCTATCTCTTTGCGGAATATTTCAAGAGATTGAAGAAGTAGCTCTTCCGCCAATAGATGCCGCCCCCTGCCAATCTTGACTAACGTTAGATCATTAAGCGTAGTTGCGGTATCAGGATGACTTGGGCCAAGAAGCTTTTCCCTGGTCGAGAGGGAGCGACTGTAATAATAATCTGCCTCGTCTAGCCTTCCCTGTCTCTTAAGCAGACCAGCTAAATAATTGAGGCTTGTGGCGTACTTTTGACTGTCTTGCCCGAGTGCTAGATCTTCTATGGCCAAGGCCCTTCGAAAGACTTGCTCTGCATCGTTATATCTTCCCTGATTATTTAGGTTGTATGCCAAAAGTGTTAAGGTTGTTGCCACGCCTAGGTCATTGCTGCCCAGCAGGCTCTCGTCAATAAAAAGAGCTTCGCGGCGAGCATTTTCTGCGGCCGTATATTTTAACTGATCTTCCAAATTAAAAGACAAAATCAACAGCGCCTTAGAGACCTCGGGGTGTATAGATCCTAAAAGTTTTTTTTGAAGCTTTAGATGGCGCCGATAGTAGGTTTCGGCGTCTGTTGTTCTCCCGGACTTGTCAAGCAGACTGGCAATCATGTAAAGGGCCTCCGATGCCGTTGGTGACTCGATGCCAAAGTTTTTCTCTATTATCGGCATCAGCTGCCGCCAGATATTAACTGCGGCTCCATATTTGCCTTCTGTTCTTAGTTTTTCAGCCTGTTCAAATATCGCTTTGATGTCTGGTTGATTGCTGTTAAGATTAGAGGTAGCCTCAGAAGCCAGCACTGGTCCTGCAAAGCCAACTTGCGTTGACCCCAAGCCTGCGGCCATCAAGAACATGATGACCAGCCACCTGCTCATAGGGCTCAACGGATTGACTCTCATCGTCCGAACCCCAGGCTGGTGTGCATGCTCCACTCCTTTCTCGGTTCTCAACTTGTTCTAGCCGAGGTGGCTTGATTCATGCCTGAGCAGTACAGACTGGCCGCACCGCGCACCCCAGCTGGCCGGCACTGCCATGGGCGAGTACCAGGAACTCATACAGCTGACCCCGGAGGGCATCCGCTCCCGTGAGCAGCCCCTGGTGATGTCCACCCTGGCGGCGCTGGGATGTGAGACGGCTGAACCCTGCCGCAGCCTGGATCTGGACCTACTTGAGGCCAGCCAGGTCAAAGCCGATCCACTGCCGCTTCTCTGCCTCCGTTGCCGTATCAGCCATGCCTTGCATGGCTGGTTGCTGGCCACCTACAAGGTCCACAAGGCTTTGCATGGCATCGAGGTGGAGGTGATGGCCAGCTATGCCCTCGACGACGACGGCGAGCTGACCATCCGTACCGGCCCGTCAGAGACGGCGCCGTTTACCTATGCCCAGATCGCCTCAATGCCGGCGGGGCTGATCAGCCCGTTTTCGGCCGAGGTGCTGCGCAGCTACGACTCTGCTCTATGCGGGCTGCCCCACTGGTCACGGCTCAAGATCCAGGCCCACAACGAGCTCAAGGCGTACTTCAGGCAGCACGGCCTACTGCTGATTTCCGATTGGGCCCTGCTGAGCAACAGCAGCCCCACCCGGGTGCGGCAGGCCTGCGCGCAGCACGTCAGAAGCCGCGCAACGATTGAAGCCCTGTGCGCCCTGCACGGCCGCTACGGCCTGCCCTATGAAGCAGCCAAGCTCAGCTACAAGCAGGCAACGGGCAAGGCATCGGGCTGGCAGCCAGATCTGGCCTTTCTGCGGGCGCTTGCACCGGATCAAGATCCCTTCACCACCAGCGATCAGCTCAAGGCGATCGCCCTGGCCATTCGGCAGCTGTTGACGATCAGGGCCAGCAAAAGCCTCGATGAAGCCGCCGCTGCGGGTTTTGAAGCGATCGATCCCAGTTATCTGGCTGCTTCTGAACAGGAGCAAGGGCCCTCAGGGGGCGAGCTCAAAGCCCTGATCGATGCCGCCCTGCAGCGAGCCATGGATCAGCACATGCCCCAGGTGCTTGCCACCGCGGGCAAGAACGCAAAACTGCTGCGCTGCCTGTGGGCTGGCTGGGCAGAGGGCCTGACCAACCGCCCCCTTGCCGATCGCTGCAATACAAGTTGCGGAACTGTGAGCAAGAAGCTCCGCCCGTCGGAGCACGCATCAGCCATCGCCACCGCAGCCGCCATGGAGCTCAAGCGTCACCCGGCCTTTGCCAGCTGCGGCCAGAGCGTGGAGGCCGCCGAGCGGCTGGCGGGTGCCTTGCGGAATCACCTGCTTGAGCCAGAACGAGAAGGAGACATCGCTCCTCTGCGCCGTTGGGTGCAACACCACCTGAGCCAGTCATGACCGAACCGACCCCTCCGATGGACGTGCTGCCGATGCCCGCAGGGGCGATCGAGCTGCCCGTGGATGAGCCCTGGCCCAGCGAGCGGGCCCTGGCGGTGGAGGCGCTCCGGCAGGTGCTGGCAAGCCAGGCCAAGGCATTGCCGTTGGGGCCGGAAACCGCTGCAGAAGACGACGGCCGGCTGCTGAGTCTGAACCGCTTTGCGCTGCAGCTGGCCACCAGCGGCATCGCGGCTGATCAGATTGCAGTGGATGCCAAGCCCTGGGGGGAGGAGGGCACAGCACCACAGCTGTTGCTGGCGGCCCAGGTTGATGAGGAAAACGCCGTGGTGGCCTTTGCTGGGGTGCTCACCGGCTGCGAGTTTGTGGCGTTGGCCCGCCAGGCCGAGCGCAGCGGTGATCAGCTGTGGCTCGATGCTGATGCCTTCAAGGGAGGGGTGGAGCGACTGCTGACGCTGGTGCAGCTGCTCGAACCAGCGGCCCTACCCCGGGTGGCCTTGCCGAGTCTGCAGCGTCAGGTGGTGGCCGTGGCCGACTGGCTCGGCGGGCAGCTCGATGGAGCCCTGCAGCAGGTGTTCGGCGCCCAGTGGCAACCCCTCACCCAGGGTGCTTTTTTCAGTGGTGGTGCCGCAGCGGCCGAAACAGATGCCCTGGCGCTGGTTGCGATTCCGTTGGGGCTCGATGGCGGCCAGCTGGTGTGCGGGCAGGCGGCCGAAGGTTGCGTGGAGCGTTTTGTGCTGCAGATGGTGGCCACCGGTGCTGATCCAGCCCGCCCCGATGGCTTGGTGCTGCGGCTCACCGCCGCGATGGCTGGCGACCTGCTGCCCGATGGCCTGGTGATCACGGCGCACCAAGGCAGCCACGAGCAACGCCAGTGCGCCGACAGCAGCACCCAGATCGAGCTGGTGTTCGGCGGGGGAGCGGAGCTGATCACGGTGCGCCTGAGCTACCCCGGCAGCAGCGATCTGGCGCTGCCCCCCCTGCAGCTTCCGGGCTGATGGGCGCCCGCATCGATCTGCTGATTCGCCAGGCGGTGGATGGCAGCGGCCAATTGCAGGTGTTTCTGGCGGCTCCCGGCCGGCAGGATGCTTTTGTCGTGCCCATCCCCAGGGAGTTGCTCACCCTGCAGCGGGTGTGGCGGCAGCGCTTCTTGAAGCACCATGACCCGGCCTTTGCCTGGCCGGAAGGCGCGGCGGTGGTTCGCAGCTACAGCGAACAGTTGCGCCAGGGTCTGCAGCAGTGGATCGACAGCTCCGCCTGGCTGCCCTTGCAACGGCTGTTGAAGGATCTGCCGGATCTGCCGTTGTCCCTGCGGCTGGAGGGCGTCGATGAGACGTTCGGCAGCCTGCCCTGGGAGAGCTTGGCGCTGGGGCGACCTATTTGGCGGCTCGATGGCGACGCTCCTGTCGCGGGCAGTTCGGCTCCGGTACGGGCCCGCAAGCCGCGCATCCTGTTGTTGGTGGGGTCAGAGGCCGGACTCCACCTCGATGGCGAAGTGGGGCGGCTGCAGGCGCAGCAACGCAGCGGCCGGATTCATCTCAGCGTGCTGCGGGGTCAGGGCTTTAACCCAGCAGCCCTGCGGACGGCATTGGCCCAGGGTGCCGGCTGGGATGCGCTGCTCTACCTGGGCCACAGCAGCGGCGGGCCCAATGGAGGGGTATTGCACCTGGGTGATGGCAGCCAGCTCGATGGCCAAGCCCTGGAAGCTGATCTGGCGGTAGCGGCCAGCCATGGGCTGCGCGTGTTGCTGTTCAACAGCTGCAGCGGTCTGCAGCTCGCTCAGCACGCGGCCCGGGCAGGCATCGACTGGGCGGTGTGTTTCCTGGAGCCCGTGCCATCAGCAGCAGCAGCGTTGGCCTTTGCCCAGCTCCTGAAGCGGCTGGAGGCGGGCAGCGATCTGCAGGCCGCCGTGATTCACACCCGGCAGATGCTGGCTGAACGCAAGGGTTGTGAGGGCTGCGAGCTGCTGCTGGCGGCAGTCGCCACGCCCATCGCCAAGCCCTTCCAGCTGCCCCTGCAGCGGCGACGGCAGCTGCTGCTGCGATTGGCCAGCACCAAGCGGAAGCAGGCGATTGCCGCAGGAGCATTTGTGGCGGCAGCCCTGGTGATGGAGTTCACCCCCGCCAACCCGCTCAATAGCTACCTGCTGGATCGGCGGCTGGAGGTGCAGCGGCTCTGGCGCCAGCTCACCCGGCAGCCTGGGCCAGGGGCCGCCAGCCCCATCACGGTGCTGCTGCTGGATCCCGCCACCACTCTCCCGGAACTGGGAGGTGGAGCTGTGGTGGATCACACCTCAAGGGTTGCTCTGGCTGAGGTGCTCCATAAAACCCCGCCAGCGCAAGTGCCTGTGGTGGGTCTGGATGTGGTGTTCGATCAGCCCCGCCCCGGCACTGATCTGCTGGCTGCTGTTTTGCGCCGTCAACCTGGCCGCAAGGTGGTGGGAGGTTTTGTGCCCCAGCTGGGTGCGCCCTGCCAGGGCCAGAGCGGCAACTTCTGGTTGGAGAGCTCACCGCTGGCGGCGGCAGGGTTGATCGGAAAGAGCCTGGCGGTCGGTACGGCTGGCTCTTGCGGGGTGCTCAAATCGCTGCCCCTGCATCTGCTGTATGCGATCACCAGCGACAACTTCGCCGGTGCCTTGAGCAAGCAGAGCGTCCCTGTGTTGCCGGCTGATCGGGTGATCGACTGGTCGCTCAACTGGGCCGAGCAGATCCGCCTGGTGCAACCGGCCGAGCTGCCACAGCTCAAGGCACCTGTGCTGTTGGTGGGCACCAGCGGCCGGCTCGGCAACCAGTCAGAAGACCTCTTTGAAGCGCCCGCCACAGTGCAGGACGCTCTGTTGCGCGGCGACCAACCGCTATGGAACGGAAATGCCCGCGAAGTGCCAGGGGTGCTGGTGCAAGCGGTGCTGATCCAATCGCTCAACTTGCAGCACTGGCTGACCCCGCTCTCGCAGACCCTGTGCACCGCAGCTGCCGCTGCCCTGGGGGTGGTGTTGGCAGCGCTGCTGGAGAAGCGTCAGCATCGCTGGACTGCGGTCGCTCTGCTCGTGCTGGTGTGCTCCCCGCTGGCCTGGAGCCTGGCGATCTGGCAGCTCTGGTTGGTGCCGTTGCTGCTGCCCCTGCTGGCCCTCAGTGCCACCGCCTCCTGCCGTGATGACTGAACGTCGCCCTCTCACCATGAACCGCTCGATCGTTCTCTCCATCGCCGCCACCGTTGCCATGGCCCTGGCATCGCCCTGGCAGGGTTCCGTGCAGGCGCAGGCCAACCCGCCTGCCAGCAAGCGCCAGCCTCCGTCGCTGAGCTTGATCCAGAAGTTGCGTGCCTTTCTCGGCCTCAACCCGCCGGTGGCCGTCGGCGGCAGCCGCAGTTGTGATGGGGCGCCGATCTGTCTGGTGAGCCCCTGGCCCGGTGCAACGGTCGGGCTGAGCAGGCCGGTGCTTCAGGCCGTTGGCCCGCTCAATGAACTGCGGATCGAGCGCGCTGGTGTGATCGTCTGGCGGCAACGGGCCAGCTCTACCCAGCCGATCGAAGGGCCTGTGGCCTGGCCCATCGAACCGCTGAACCCTGGAGAGGCATTCACCATCAGGGTCCGCCCCCGGGGTGCCGCGGGTGGCGATTTTGCGGCATTCCCGTTCAAGGTCGCCAGTGCCGAGGTGCTGGCCGCCAACCAGCGGCAGATCGCCGCCCTTGGTTCGGATCCGGCCGCCTGGGACCGGGCTCTGGCTCAGCTTTCACCCCGCCAAGGTGCTTTGGCTGCCGCCCTGCTCAGCAGCCCGGATGCACCAGCGGATCTGCGTGGGGGCCTTGGCTGCGGTGATCAAACAACTTCTCCTCCTCCTTGATCCGTAGGTAATGGCATCGAGGCTTCAGGGGCATCATCCATGCCCGTTAGCAGGATTTCGCTGAGGATGTAATCAACCACCGCTGCGCGGCTGTCGAACCCCATCTCCTCTCGGGCACCCTCGATTGCCGAGAGCAAAGGAATGCTCAGCTCAATACTCAGCCTTCTTTTTTTATCGTCTGTAATGCCCCTTAGCAGGATTTCGCTGAGGATGAGATCAACCACCGCTGCGCTGCTGTCGAACCCCCACTTCTCTCGGGCAGCCTCGATTGCCGAGAGCAAAGGAATGCTCAGCTCAAAACTCACCCTTCTTGTTTGATCGTCTGTTGAATTCATTGTCGTCATCGGGAAGAATCACTCTGTAGCGCTGTAAGCAGAGACGGTTGAGGCTCAGAATGCGAGCTGGGCCAGCATCCTGTTCAGCCCCTGGGGCTGATGCACCAATTGATGCCAGAGGGGCATGGTCTGGGCCAGGGCTGCAGCCGCTGCCTGAGCAGCAGCCAGGGAGCGAGCACCGAGAAACTCCATCCCATCGGATTGCCGGTGAAACCGGATCAGGGTTACGCCAGCTGACTGGTCGGCACCATCCACCACCAGCTGGGATGTTGAACCCATCCAGCTCTCCTGAAAGCTGATGGCGGCGGCGGTGCTGCTGGGCCTGATGCCCACGACTGCCATCGGGTCGGCCACAAAACGGCTGGGAACCACCAGCACGGGCAGCGACGGAGCCAGGCTGCAATCAGCACCGCCAAAGGGGTTCCCGCTTTCTGTCACTGGCGTAACGCAGCAGAAGCTTTCAGTGGGATTCGCCCGGCATAGCCCGTAGAGGTGGACGGTCCAGCGTTGG
Protein-coding regions in this window:
- a CDS encoding CHASE2 domain-containing protein translates to MGARIDLLIRQAVDGSGQLQVFLAAPGRQDAFVVPIPRELLTLQRVWRQRFLKHHDPAFAWPEGAAVVRSYSEQLRQGLQQWIDSSAWLPLQRLLKDLPDLPLSLRLEGVDETFGSLPWESLALGRPIWRLDGDAPVAGSSAPVRARKPRILLLVGSEAGLHLDGEVGRLQAQQRSGRIHLSVLRGQGFNPAALRTALAQGAGWDALLYLGHSSGGPNGGVLHLGDGSQLDGQALEADLAVAASHGLRVLLFNSCSGLQLAQHAARAGIDWAVCFLEPVPSAAAALAFAQLLKRLEAGSDLQAAVIHTRQMLAERKGCEGCELLLAAVATPIAKPFQLPLQRRRQLLLRLASTKRKQAIAAGAFVAAALVMEFTPANPLNSYLLDRRLEVQRLWRQLTRQPGPGAASPITVLLLDPATTLPELGGGAVVDHTSRVALAEVLHKTPPAQVPVVGLDVVFDQPRPGTDLLAAVLRRQPGRKVVGGFVPQLGAPCQGQSGNFWLESSPLAAAGLIGKSLAVGTAGSCGVLKSLPLHLLYAITSDNFAGALSKQSVPVLPADRVIDWSLNWAEQIRLVQPAELPQLKAPVLLVGTSGRLGNQSEDLFEAPATVQDALLRGDQPLWNGNAREVPGVLVQAVLIQSLNLQHWLTPLSQTLCTAAAAALGVVLAALLEKRQHRWTAVALLVLVCSPLAWSLAIWQLWLVPLLLPLLALSATASCRDD
- a CDS encoding CHAT domain-containing tetratricopeptide repeat protein; amino-acid sequence: MAAGLGSTQVGFAGPVLASEATSNLNSNQPDIKAIFEQAEKLRTEGKYGAAVNIWRQLMPIIEKNFGIESPTASEALYMIASLLDKSGRTTDAETYYRRHLKLQKKLLGSIHPEVSKALLILSFNLEDQLKYTAAENARREALFIDESLLGSNDLGVATTLTLLAYNLNNQGRYNDAEQVFRRALAIEDLALGQDSQKYATSLNYLAGLLKRQGRLDEADYYYSRSLSTREKLLGPSHPDTATTLNDLTLVKIGRGRHLLAEELLLQSLEIFRKEIGAESQQFANALSNLAVVSNYLGKYAEAEKMLRQSLLINEKNLGPENAGLAATINNLGLLMQELGRYPEAESLLKRSLIINEKNRGPNHPETANSLNNLGVLLSDQGRHAAANLLYRRSLAIESKSSNNDYLRMGSLYANMSREHAIAGQYSEALMLITKSLAMEFTWLTREAPPLPSELRSKFLDQLSQNWQIPFGWIESHPPAAELALNTRLNRQGLLLEIEQRQGLLLNSPGVDQAKVEQLQALTQQLASVSLPPEHRAAARDQRDRLQSELYRQIPELQIQLVTPLEVAKALPADGVLVEFQRYRSWDGRKPKNQRWGEAQYIALVLKPSGSISSMPLGPAAAIEATVHKGLSASAEDLTDAEAVWAQLSNQVLKPLLPQLSGSRQWFLSPDGELNRVPFAALPAPQQPSTPLAKVVQLRLLTTGRELVRLQQPAPPSTAALVMANPSYDRANAKPTPATRPDTDTNGAQRRSAELGSSRWNPLPATQREGQQVASLLGSGLISGAAATTTSLQRQKGPALLHIASHGFFVADSEKEPARPLLALQDQSTLLWPLRGEDPQLRSGLVFAGANQPDADPNDDGYLTAAEAVNLNLKGTQLVVLSACSTGQGDVRTGEGVYGLQRSLTVAGARSTLLSLWKVDDAATAEFMSRFYKRLKAGEGRADALAAVQSEFRSGAVRGPGGEDWSPPYYWAAWQLVGDWRPIQGL